One Alteromonas sp. KC3 DNA segment encodes these proteins:
- a CDS encoding Isoquinoline 1-oxidoreductase subunit, with amino-acid sequence MNPIKVTLLFITITLLGATLLDRVHAHNHSADDASSLKAPEDFKHLSSEEAYSKAVFKELGKVIQHPRCINCHVEDVLLQGDDQKPHMPPVERGVADIGVPGMMCSTCHGAHNVDVKEDWSMPGHAPWKAAPIKQKWLGKSLSEICAQLKDPERNGGKSLDAVVKHIAEDDLVGWGFHPGKGREKAPGTQEEAGALAKAWVKSGAHCPSQSM; translated from the coding sequence ATGAACCCTATTAAAGTAACGCTGCTATTTATCACAATTACGCTGTTGGGTGCGACTTTGCTTGACCGAGTACACGCTCACAACCATAGTGCAGATGATGCCAGTTCATTAAAAGCACCTGAGGATTTTAAGCATTTATCTTCAGAGGAAGCATATTCCAAAGCCGTATTCAAGGAACTGGGCAAAGTTATTCAGCATCCAAGATGTATTAACTGCCATGTTGAAGATGTACTATTGCAAGGTGACGACCAAAAACCACACATGCCACCTGTCGAGCGGGGCGTAGCGGATATTGGCGTACCGGGTATGATGTGCAGTACATGTCATGGCGCTCACAATGTGGATGTGAAAGAAGACTGGTCAATGCCCGGTCACGCACCTTGGAAAGCCGCACCCATCAAGCAAAAATGGCTGGGCAAATCGCTTAGCGAGATTTGTGCACAATTGAAGGATCCTGAACGCAATGGCGGAAAGTCGCTTGATGCCGTGGTTAAGCACATAGCCGAAGATGACCTAGTGGGCTGGGGTTTTCACCCCGGTAAAGGTCGAGAAAAAGCGCCAGGAACGCAGGAAGAAGCTGGCGCATTAGCAAAGGCCTGGGTGAAATCAGGTGCGCATTGCCCGTCTCAAAGCATGTAG
- a CDS encoding RDD family protein: MPERLHQLSTPSSATDDTLESEPKQHVETKDIVTPYAFGVSDSLLGTRLATPFQRGVAQGIDLFLVVVLSSLNAFFLAVIATATFYKASNNLAHNPKRATTRALLRVGGAIMLLWTVLLALDFAFEEPAYQVDNEYSHYDDNTADSMEIENEEAIVGSTPSATSTYSIIEWIKGFISDLGLGFGWAALYYSVFTAWFNGKTPGKRMMNIRVLKLDGSGLSLWESFGRYGGYGAGLATGLLGFMQIYWDPNRQAIQDKISETLVISASK, encoded by the coding sequence ATGCCAGAACGCCTTCACCAACTAAGTACACCATCCTCGGCTACTGACGACACCTTAGAAAGTGAACCAAAGCAACATGTAGAAACAAAAGATATTGTTACGCCATATGCCTTTGGCGTGTCTGATTCACTACTTGGTACTCGATTAGCTACCCCTTTTCAACGTGGTGTAGCACAAGGTATCGACTTGTTTTTAGTTGTGGTACTGAGCTCTCTTAATGCATTTTTTCTAGCGGTTATCGCTACAGCCACATTTTATAAGGCTAGTAATAATTTGGCGCATAATCCAAAGCGCGCAACCACGCGAGCGTTACTAAGAGTTGGTGGCGCTATCATGTTGTTATGGACAGTGCTACTTGCACTTGATTTCGCATTTGAGGAGCCTGCTTATCAAGTAGATAATGAGTATTCACACTACGACGATAACACTGCAGATTCAATGGAAATTGAAAATGAGGAAGCCATTGTTGGAAGTACACCCTCTGCGACTTCAACCTACAGTATCATTGAATGGATAAAGGGGTTCATATCAGACCTCGGACTGGGTTTCGGCTGGGCAGCACTGTATTACAGTGTGTTTACTGCATGGTTTAATGGAAAAACGCCCGGCAAACGCATGATGAACATTCGTGTGCTTAAGCTTGATGGTAGCGGGCTCTCATTATGGGAAAGCTTCGGACGCTACGGCGGCTATGGTGCTGGATTAGCAACTGGCTTACTAGGCTTTATGCAAATATATTGGGACCCTAATCGACAAGCCATTCAGGATAAAATATCTGAGACCTTAGTTATAAGCGCATCAAAATAA
- a CDS encoding GNAT family N-acetyltransferase, whose protein sequence is MGTVDPGVKATDKTVTWKALTFDELSNNQLFELLKLRVDVFVVEQNCPYPELDEKDRHSETHHLMGFKDEELVACARLLPAGLSYPSISIGRVATRQSFRGKGAGKLLMQSAIAHCENLWPGQDIEIGAQEYLKGFYESFGFVATSDMYLEDDIPHIDMIRSAQNG, encoded by the coding sequence ATGGGGACAGTAGATCCTGGGGTAAAAGCTACGGATAAAACAGTTACATGGAAAGCACTTACTTTTGACGAACTGAGCAATAATCAATTATTCGAGTTACTCAAGTTACGCGTAGACGTGTTTGTTGTGGAGCAAAATTGCCCTTATCCGGAACTAGATGAAAAAGACCGCCACAGCGAAACTCACCACTTAATGGGCTTTAAAGACGAAGAGTTAGTGGCATGCGCACGACTTTTACCAGCCGGATTAAGTTACCCGTCTATAAGCATTGGGCGTGTGGCTACGCGTCAATCATTTAGAGGGAAGGGCGCAGGTAAACTGCTAATGCAAAGTGCTATAGCGCATTGTGAGAACTTATGGCCAGGTCAAGATATTGAAATAGGTGCGCAAGAATACTTAAAAGGCTTTTACGAGAGCTTTGGTTTTGTGGCGACGTCTGACATGTACCTCGAGGATGATATACCGCATATCGACATGATAAGGTCAGCTCAAAACGGTTAA
- a CDS encoding YfhL family 4Fe-4S dicluster ferredoxin, translating into MALKILETCINCDMCEPECPNKAISMGKKVFEIDPVRCTECVGHYDAPTCVAVCPIDVVKPDPLYKETLDELADKFIALNSEL; encoded by the coding sequence GTGGCGCTTAAAATTTTAGAGACTTGTATAAATTGTGATATGTGCGAGCCGGAATGTCCGAATAAAGCCATTAGTATGGGGAAAAAAGTGTTTGAAATTGACCCTGTTCGCTGTACCGAGTGTGTAGGTCATTATGATGCGCCAACCTGTGTGGCAGTCTGCCCAATAGACGTCGTAAAACCTGATCCATTATACAAAGAAACCCTTGATGAATTAGCTGATAAGTTTATCGCGCTTAATAGCGAGCTTTAA
- a CDS encoding (2Fe-2S)-binding protein produces the protein MKISMRVNNNERELEVDGQTPLLWVLRDELNMTGTKYGCGKAQCGACTVHLNGNAVRSCVTPISAVNNSSVTTIEGIDNKTAAAVMKAWKSLDVPQCGFCQSGQVMSAVDLLTKKPNPTDEDIDAGMAGNLCRCATYVRIRQAIKNAAAELEA, from the coding sequence ATGAAGATTTCGATGCGCGTAAATAATAATGAGCGCGAACTTGAAGTAGACGGACAAACGCCGCTGCTTTGGGTTTTGCGCGATGAACTTAACATGACAGGCACAAAATATGGTTGTGGGAAAGCGCAATGCGGAGCCTGTACTGTTCATCTAAATGGTAATGCTGTTCGCTCTTGTGTCACGCCAATCAGTGCCGTTAACAACAGTTCTGTCACTACTATTGAAGGTATAGATAACAAAACAGCTGCTGCCGTAATGAAAGCATGGAAATCTTTGGATGTGCCGCAATGCGGTTTTTGTCAATCTGGGCAAGTAATGAGCGCTGTAGACTTACTAACGAAAAAGCCAAATCCAACAGATGAAGATATTGACGCGGGTATGGCAGGCAACCTTTGCAGGTGCGCCACTTATGTGCGCATACGTCAAGCCATTAAAAATGCTGCAGCTGAATTGGAGGCCTAA
- a CDS encoding xanthine dehydrogenase family protein molybdopterin-binding subunit translates to MHMPQEKTAFNRRQFLKASVGIATGLIVGLYLPLRNRAVASQDTPMQPNAYIHLKPDNTITVLVKHIEIGQGAFTGMTTLIADEMDADWSQMKAQHAPANAELYKNLAFGIQGVGGSTGLANSYMQMRKAGAMMRDSLVRAAADKWNVSPDSIEVTKGVIHHKASGKSAVFGELAEAASKIEPNQNPALKSPESFIYIGKPVPKIDTTVKTNGTAQFTQDVQLPDMRYAAVAHPSHFGATIKEVDDSKAMKVAGVLGVHKISSGVAVVATSTYAAIKGRDTLKLTWDTTKAETRSTDDITQEYVDKTTTTGIKAASHGDTTSALKNAQSTFEAVYTFPYLAHTPMETLDAVVRANKDGTVEVWMGSQMQTVDQGTVASVFGVKPEYVSINTQLGGGTFGRRAQPTSGFAKEAAEIAKTQPKGTPVKLMWTRENDVQGGRYRPLTVHRVVTGTDNKGNISAWQHVIATQSIVAGSPFEQMIKDGIDPTSVEGASDFPYTIANRDVSLHTMSNPIPVLWWRSVGHTHTAYVVETALDHALSRTETDPIEGRRALLKDSPRDLGVLNAVVKLADSAGKAPVGHARGIAVHKSFGTYVAQIAEVTKTDDGLVKVTRVWCAVDCGLAVNPDIVRAQMEGGIGFGLGAILEEEITLGKGGMVEQSNYDSYHPLRMPSMPEVEVVIVPSGESPTGVGEPGVPPIGPAVANAWRSLTGQMITNLPMNKAIRRAQEAS, encoded by the coding sequence ATGCATATGCCACAGGAAAAAACCGCTTTTAACCGCCGCCAGTTCTTAAAGGCAAGTGTCGGTATTGCCACAGGTCTGATAGTAGGCTTGTACCTTCCTCTTCGTAACCGAGCCGTTGCCAGTCAAGATACGCCCATGCAACCCAATGCATATATTCACCTGAAACCCGACAACACCATTACGGTTTTGGTAAAACACATAGAAATTGGGCAAGGTGCATTTACCGGCATGACTACCTTAATTGCTGATGAAATGGATGCAGATTGGTCACAAATGAAAGCTCAACATGCACCCGCGAATGCTGAATTGTATAAAAACTTGGCATTTGGCATACAAGGTGTTGGTGGTTCAACAGGGCTTGCAAACAGTTACATGCAGATGCGCAAAGCGGGTGCCATGATGCGCGATAGCCTGGTAAGAGCCGCTGCAGATAAATGGAATGTGAGCCCTGACAGTATTGAGGTAACAAAAGGCGTTATACATCACAAAGCCTCTGGCAAAAGTGCTGTTTTTGGAGAGTTAGCAGAGGCCGCATCAAAAATTGAACCCAACCAAAATCCCGCTCTAAAGTCTCCTGAATCATTTATTTACATTGGTAAGCCAGTGCCAAAAATTGATACTACCGTTAAAACCAACGGCACAGCGCAATTTACTCAGGATGTTCAACTACCTGATATGCGCTATGCGGCCGTTGCTCATCCTAGTCATTTTGGCGCAACGATCAAAGAGGTTGATGACTCAAAAGCTATGAAGGTTGCCGGTGTTCTAGGCGTGCATAAAATCAGTAGCGGTGTTGCGGTAGTTGCGACTTCCACTTATGCGGCAATAAAAGGTAGAGACACGCTTAAACTCACCTGGGATACAACGAAAGCGGAAACGCGTTCTACTGATGATATAACGCAAGAGTATGTGGATAAAACCACAACCACAGGAATAAAAGCTGCAAGTCACGGAGATACAACGTCTGCACTTAAAAACGCACAAAGCACGTTTGAAGCCGTTTACACCTTTCCTTACCTTGCCCATACCCCTATGGAAACGCTGGATGCGGTAGTAAGAGCGAATAAAGATGGAACGGTTGAGGTTTGGATGGGTAGCCAAATGCAAACTGTTGACCAAGGAACGGTAGCATCTGTATTTGGCGTGAAGCCTGAATATGTTTCAATAAACACGCAATTAGGGGGTGGTACATTTGGTCGACGCGCCCAACCTACCAGTGGTTTTGCAAAAGAAGCTGCTGAAATAGCTAAAACGCAACCTAAAGGTACCCCAGTGAAACTAATGTGGACCAGAGAAAATGACGTACAAGGGGGGCGCTATAGACCACTCACCGTTCATCGCGTGGTTACGGGAACCGACAACAAAGGCAATATCAGCGCATGGCAGCATGTTATTGCCACTCAGTCTATTGTAGCGGGCTCGCCGTTTGAGCAAATGATTAAGGATGGTATTGACCCAACATCAGTGGAAGGTGCAAGTGATTTCCCCTACACCATCGCAAATCGTGATGTTTCATTGCATACCATGAGTAATCCTATCCCTGTGTTGTGGTGGCGTTCGGTGGGGCATACTCACACGGCATACGTGGTCGAAACAGCCCTTGACCACGCCCTTTCTAGAACAGAAACCGATCCTATTGAAGGACGCCGTGCACTGCTGAAAGATTCGCCGCGAGATTTAGGCGTATTAAATGCGGTGGTTAAACTTGCTGATAGTGCCGGAAAAGCACCTGTGGGCCATGCCCGCGGCATTGCCGTGCATAAATCGTTTGGCACTTATGTTGCGCAAATTGCTGAAGTTACCAAAACTGATGACGGCTTGGTGAAAGTAACGCGCGTTTGGTGTGCGGTAGATTGTGGACTGGCAGTAAACCCCGACATTGTGCGGGCACAAATGGAAGGTGGCATAGGGTTTGGTTTAGGCGCTATTCTCGAAGAAGAAATTACGCTAGGCAAAGGTGGTATGGTTGAGCAAAGTAACTATGACTCCTATCACCCATTGCGCATGCCATCTATGCCAGAAGTCGAGGTGGTTATCGTTCCATCAGGAGAATCTCCCACAGGTGTCGGAGAACCAGGCGTACCACCGATTGGTCCTGCTGTGGCCAACGCATGGCGTTCGCTAACGGGTCAAATGATCACCAACCTCCCGATGAACAAAGCGATCCGACGCGCCCAGGAGGCATCATGA
- a CDS encoding response regulator transcription factor has product MKILIADDEAPLLRFLSRGLTAEGYECVEESTLHNLVTRIRQESPAIAVLDRMFGDEDSVELLSTIKAMPNAPMVLLLTAVDDVKERVNGLKLGADDYLCKPFDFDELLARITALSRRASAPQDRKHRGVGPLIIDEESRIATLEGQELSLTKLEYDTLYYFVENAGKVLSRERILSRVWRSHSDPLTNVVDVYISRLRQKLAQCESLHIETLRGNGYRLSQKQ; this is encoded by the coding sequence ATGAAAATTTTAATTGCGGATGATGAAGCACCGTTGTTACGCTTTTTATCTCGCGGCCTAACGGCCGAGGGATACGAATGTGTAGAGGAAAGCACGTTACACAATCTTGTTACTCGCATTCGACAAGAATCGCCTGCTATCGCTGTTTTAGACCGAATGTTTGGCGATGAAGACAGCGTGGAGTTACTCAGTACCATTAAAGCAATGCCCAATGCGCCTATGGTGTTACTACTCACAGCCGTTGATGATGTAAAAGAGCGGGTAAACGGGCTAAAACTTGGTGCAGACGACTATCTATGTAAACCATTTGATTTTGATGAACTGTTAGCCAGAATAACTGCACTTAGCCGCAGAGCGTCAGCCCCGCAAGACAGAAAACATCGCGGGGTCGGCCCGCTCATTATTGATGAAGAGTCCAGAATTGCCACGTTAGAGGGTCAAGAATTATCCCTTACTAAGTTAGAATACGACACGCTCTATTACTTTGTTGAAAATGCCGGCAAGGTCCTTTCCAGAGAACGTATTTTAAGCCGCGTGTGGCGAAGCCATAGCGACCCGCTTACCAACGTTGTAGATGTCTACATAAGTCGCCTACGCCAAAAGCTTGCCCAATGTGAATCCCTTCACATTGAAACATTAAGAGGCAACGGATACCGACTATCGCAAAAACAATAG
- a CDS encoding sensor histidine kinase yields the protein MYKRKLYLFGLLSTFILLIALASAAVSAHLTRTNLAQSQLAQALLSEHQQLSSISYRLFKQLTDELIFGKDANQAKVRNKQQLINQSILRIKQLELEQREALGEAITQGSVEDTDALEQLIQSIVDEFRAISLSNDSAPLYQQQRLQNLLEITIDNQFREAINSAVIRQTRVVSDINARIETLNSSIVWFTISLGLITCPFILLGCYWLFNALYQPLTIIRTGTDAIASGNYQYRLPETLDDEFTDLVKALNSMIARLSEHEDKAAAYRKQLEFEVETRTRALKEANSKLTQIDAKRRQFMADVSHELRTPLTIIRGEAQVTLRQHSADNDVYKETLQTILEQAVNLSKLVDDLLLLARAEMHEFTLDFSKHDLHALLEQQVRLWQKVTKSREFILNWTLSQPVDVFIDEGRIIQALTILVENAHKYSREQEPIAINVSACESMVCIHVVDIGDGISSSDLDHIFERFVRLKRKGDGMGLGLSIAKAIAEAHGGKLEAKSTLGEGSTFTLMLPADYSGDA from the coding sequence ATGTACAAACGCAAGCTATATTTATTTGGGCTGCTCTCTACCTTTATTCTTCTTATTGCGCTAGCAAGTGCCGCTGTTTCAGCACATCTAACGCGTACAAACTTAGCTCAAAGTCAGCTCGCTCAGGCGTTGTTGTCTGAACATCAGCAACTTTCAAGCATCTCTTACCGATTATTTAAACAACTTACCGATGAACTTATTTTTGGTAAAGATGCCAACCAAGCCAAAGTTCGCAATAAACAACAACTTATTAATCAGTCAATATTACGCATAAAGCAGCTGGAACTAGAGCAACGTGAAGCACTAGGCGAAGCTATTACCCAAGGCAGCGTTGAAGACACAGATGCACTGGAACAACTCATTCAAAGCATTGTCGATGAATTTAGGGCAATTTCACTAAGTAACGACAGTGCACCATTATATCAACAGCAACGTTTGCAAAACCTGCTTGAGATAACCATTGATAATCAATTTCGCGAGGCGATTAACTCTGCGGTAATACGTCAAACACGTGTAGTTTCAGACATAAATGCACGCATTGAAACGCTTAATTCAAGCATTGTATGGTTCACTATTAGTTTGGGGCTTATTACCTGCCCTTTCATACTTCTGGGGTGCTATTGGCTCTTCAACGCGCTATACCAACCGCTCACTATCATACGCACGGGCACTGACGCTATCGCGTCGGGAAATTACCAGTATCGACTACCAGAGACTCTCGACGATGAGTTTACCGATTTAGTGAAAGCATTAAACTCTATGATTGCCAGATTATCGGAACATGAAGATAAAGCCGCAGCGTATCGCAAGCAATTGGAGTTTGAAGTAGAAACTCGCACCCGCGCCTTGAAAGAAGCGAACAGTAAACTTACACAAATCGATGCTAAACGTCGTCAGTTTATGGCCGATGTAAGCCACGAACTACGAACACCACTCACGATTATTCGAGGCGAAGCACAAGTCACTCTGCGCCAGCACAGTGCTGACAATGATGTTTACAAGGAAACTCTGCAAACCATACTAGAGCAAGCGGTTAACTTAAGTAAACTTGTAGATGATCTCTTGCTACTTGCCCGTGCTGAAATGCATGAGTTTACACTCGACTTTTCGAAACACGATTTGCACGCCTTGCTTGAACAACAAGTTAGACTTTGGCAGAAAGTCACCAAGTCCCGTGAATTTATCTTAAACTGGACACTGTCTCAGCCCGTTGATGTCTTTATTGACGAGGGACGAATAATTCAAGCTCTCACCATATTGGTTGAAAACGCCCATAAATATTCTCGAGAACAAGAACCTATTGCGATAAACGTCAGCGCTTGTGAAAGCATGGTTTGTATCCATGTTGTTGATATTGGTGACGGAATATCGTCGAGCGATCTAGACCATATTTTTGAGCGCTTTGTTCGCCTAAAGAGAAAAGGTGACGGTATGGGCTTAGGACTTTCTATTGCAAAAGCAATTGCTGAAGCACATGGCGGGAAGCTAGAAGCCAAATCAACATTGGGTGAAGGCTCGACGTTTACTTTAATGTTACCGGCCGATTACAGTGGTGATGCGTGA
- a CDS encoding phosphotransferase: protein MTASIDNAFIQFIESTCNARLSDVKLIQSLWSGYGACFRANLHYRHAYTDSQSKTAPIVAKCTAPPATLNHPRGWNGKPSHDRKLASFAVENSFYQHLQPYTNAQCKVPSCIATNQTGNRTFLVMEDLRALGFTETADTLSVSQAETVLSWLGAFHAQFLGVRDTIKNKGILVWDEGSYWHLGTRKDEYDAMAAGPLKTHAHAIADALSNASYQTLIHGDAKVANFCFTKQFDKCAAVDFQYTGFGVGVKDVAYFLGSALSTRVQHQSHTRCLDAYFDALRHAYINRCNMKSAESRLLPLSHAIDIDDVIEQWRALYCVACADFHRFLAGWSPSHWKIDDELASQTEKALHMFRTC, encoded by the coding sequence ATGACAGCATCAATAGACAACGCGTTCATTCAGTTTATCGAATCAACCTGCAATGCTCGCTTAAGCGACGTAAAGCTTATCCAGTCGCTATGGAGCGGTTATGGCGCATGTTTTCGTGCTAATCTTCACTATCGTCATGCCTACACGGATAGTCAAAGCAAAACGGCTCCCATTGTTGCCAAGTGTACAGCGCCACCCGCTACGTTAAACCATCCTAGAGGATGGAACGGTAAACCTAGCCACGATAGGAAGTTGGCGTCGTTTGCTGTGGAAAATAGCTTCTATCAACACCTTCAACCCTATACCAACGCACAGTGTAAGGTTCCGTCGTGCATTGCAACTAACCAGACAGGTAACCGAACATTTCTGGTTATGGAAGATTTACGCGCTTTGGGGTTCACTGAAACCGCAGATACCCTAAGCGTATCCCAAGCAGAAACAGTTTTGTCTTGGCTAGGCGCTTTTCACGCTCAATTCCTCGGTGTAAGAGACACCATCAAAAACAAAGGAATTTTGGTTTGGGATGAAGGTAGCTATTGGCATCTTGGCACACGAAAAGATGAATACGATGCAATGGCAGCGGGACCACTGAAAACCCATGCCCATGCTATCGCAGATGCACTTTCAAATGCATCCTACCAAACACTTATTCACGGTGACGCCAAAGTAGCAAACTTTTGCTTTACCAAACAATTTGATAAGTGCGCAGCAGTAGATTTTCAGTACACCGGTTTCGGTGTGGGAGTGAAAGATGTGGCTTATTTTCTCGGCAGTGCGCTCTCAACGCGTGTTCAGCACCAGTCCCACACCCGTTGCCTTGATGCTTATTTTGATGCATTAAGACATGCGTATATTAACCGTTGTAATATGAAATCAGCAGAGAGTCGCCTGTTACCATTATCACACGCTATCGATATTGACGACGTGATTGAACAGTGGCGCGCTTTATATTGCGTCGCGTGCGCCGATTTTCATCGCTTTCTTGCAGGGTGGAGCCCAAGTCATTGGAAGATAGATGATGAATTAGCCTCTCAGACGGAAAAAGCGTTGCACATGTTTAGGACCTGTTGA